In the genome of Myxococcales bacterium, one region contains:
- a CDS encoding amidohydrolase family protein: protein MSPDVTLLRGATLVTCDASDRVLRGDLLIRDGRISALGRVAAPRGARVIDVRDRIVLPGLVMAHVHLCQVLMRGMADDLPLLEWLERRIWPLEAAHDVASITASAELGLAEMALAGTTAILDLGTVHHHDAVFEACVRSGLRVVGGKTLMDSGRRVPRRLKESTTASLADAERLERRWRGHPSNRIHPAWIPRFILSCSERLIRGAGERARASGAVMHTHAAEHPGERAAVRGALGADDVVILRRWGFSGPQASIAHGVQLTPGQMRVLARDGTSVVHCPSANLKLGSGIANVARMRAEGLTVGLGPDGAPCNNNLDPWLEMRHAALCASAKSGPGVLPAREVLRLATIGGARVLGLADEIGSLEVGKAADLVVVTPLTPHAAPAPDPVSTLVYATQARDVEHVFVAGREIVRRGELTTLDSERVVRVAREQAPRLARRAKLA from the coding sequence ATGAGCCCCGATGTCACGCTCCTGCGCGGCGCGACCCTGGTCACTTGCGACGCTTCCGATCGGGTGCTGCGCGGCGATCTGCTGATTCGTGATGGTCGCATCAGCGCGCTCGGCCGTGTGGCAGCCCCCCGCGGCGCCCGAGTCATCGATGTGCGGGATCGCATCGTCTTGCCGGGACTCGTGATGGCCCACGTGCATCTGTGTCAGGTCCTCATGCGAGGCATGGCGGACGATCTGCCGCTGCTCGAGTGGCTCGAAAGACGCATCTGGCCCCTCGAGGCCGCACACGATGTTGCGAGCATCACCGCCAGCGCGGAGCTTGGCCTCGCGGAAATGGCCCTCGCGGGGACGACCGCGATCCTCGATCTTGGCACGGTGCACCACCACGACGCGGTGTTCGAGGCGTGTGTGCGCTCGGGGCTGCGTGTCGTCGGCGGCAAGACGCTGATGGACAGTGGGCGGCGGGTCCCGCGGCGCCTGAAAGAGAGCACCACGGCCTCGCTTGCCGACGCAGAGCGGCTCGAGCGTCGCTGGCGTGGGCACCCGTCCAATCGGATTCACCCCGCGTGGATCCCACGCTTCATCCTGTCCTGCAGCGAGCGGCTGATCCGCGGTGCGGGAGAGCGAGCGCGGGCGTCCGGTGCGGTGATGCACACGCACGCGGCTGAGCATCCGGGTGAACGCGCGGCCGTGAGGGGGGCCCTCGGTGCGGACGACGTCGTGATCCTCCGGCGCTGGGGGTTCTCGGGGCCGCAGGCTTCCATCGCCCACGGTGTGCAGCTGACTCCGGGACAGATGCGCGTTCTCGCCCGCGACGGCACGAGTGTCGTGCATTGCCCGAGCGCCAACTTGAAGCTGGGCAGTGGCATCGCCAACGTGGCGCGCATGCGCGCGGAGGGGCTGACCGTCGGGTTGGGCCCCGACGGCGCGCCCTGCAACAACAACCTGGACCCGTGGCTCGAGATGCGCCACGCCGCGCTCTGCGCGAGTGCGAAGTCCGGGCCCGGTGTGCTTCCGGCTCGGGAGGTGCTGCGCCTCGCAACCATCGGCGGCGCAAGAGTGCTGGGGCTCGCAGACGAGATTGGCTCGCTGGAGGTCGGCAAGGCGGCGGATCTGGTCGTCGTGACGCCGCTCACGCCGCACGCGGCACCAGCGCCGGATCCGGTCAGCACCTTGGTCTACGCGACCCAGGCGAGAGACGTCGAGCACGTCTTCGTGGCGGGTCGGGAGATCGTACGGCGTGGTGAGCTGACGACACTCGACTCCGAGCGGGTCGTGCGCGTGGCGCGTGAACAAGCACCGCGGCTGGCGCGGCGTGCGAAGCTGGCATGA
- a CDS encoding arginyltransferase: MSIPLLPGEPPELLVLDKPSRCPYLPGRVARLPLRLPVRELTRVELDARLLAGDRRQGFVLYRPTCPECAACEPIRIPVREMSPRRSLRRNVRRAEQSLRVEMGPPTADARRVELYNLHKHGRDLADEPSPIEASDYTDFLVATCCESFELRYFLGEELIGVAVTDRSEKALSAVYCYYDPAHEKLGVGTFSILKQVELCLSWGLDYLYLGLYIGECDRMRYKARFLPHERLIDGAWCRFE, encoded by the coding sequence ATGAGTATCCCGCTCCTGCCGGGCGAGCCGCCGGAGCTCCTGGTCCTCGACAAACCGAGTCGCTGCCCCTACCTGCCGGGGCGAGTCGCCCGCTTGCCGCTCCGTCTACCGGTTCGTGAGCTGACTCGTGTGGAGCTCGACGCAAGACTGCTCGCCGGCGATCGGCGCCAAGGCTTCGTGCTCTATCGCCCGACCTGCCCCGAGTGCGCCGCATGTGAACCGATCCGGATCCCGGTTCGCGAAATGTCCCCGCGTCGCTCGCTGCGCCGCAACGTCCGCCGCGCAGAGCAGAGTTTGCGAGTCGAGATGGGGCCGCCGACCGCGGACGCCCGTCGAGTCGAGCTGTACAACCTGCACAAACACGGCCGCGATCTGGCAGACGAGCCGAGCCCCATCGAGGCCTCGGACTACACTGATTTTCTGGTCGCGACCTGCTGCGAGTCGTTCGAGCTGCGTTACTTCTTGGGTGAGGAATTGATAGGTGTCGCGGTGACGGACCGCTCCGAAAAGGCGTTGTCGGCGGTGTATTGTTATTACGATCCAGCCCACGAGAAACTAGGCGTCGGGACGTTCTCGATCTTGAAACAAGTCGAGCTGTGCCTGAGCTGGGGGCTCGATTACCTGTATCTCGGGCTGTACATCGGGGAGTGCGACCGCATGCGCTACAAGGCGCGGTTCCTCCCGCATGAGCGCTTGATTGATGGTGCCTGGTGCCGCTTCGAGTGA
- a CDS encoding MFS transporter gives MPRYRWVVWALSWLAYASYYAGRKGLSVAKKSLHDQLGVSESALGAIDTSFLAAYSVGQFLSGFFGDHLGARRLVGFGMLASAVACAAFGASSSALVFGVCFAVNGLAQSTGWPGTTRAMAEWTTKANRGTVMAFWATCYQVGGIAATALAAFLLGRYGWRGAFYGPALWLVLVALAVLVWLAPGPASTGTATELATARRVAQRAVLKNPVLWCYGASYCAIKFIRYALLFWLPYFLASRRGYGEERAGYVSIAFEVGGVVGVIALGIASDRLRHYSRSLLSAVGLVGLTLALLLYSRLGASSTLVTVLGLALVGATLFGPDALLSGAASQDAGGPHAAATATGFVNGMGSIGSVLEGIVVPLISKRYGWDAVFQLFIGVALLGALALVPTLKRAAVSS, from the coding sequence GTGCCGCGCTATCGCTGGGTGGTCTGGGCTCTCTCTTGGCTCGCGTACGCTTCGTACTACGCCGGGCGCAAGGGCCTGAGCGTCGCGAAGAAGTCCCTGCACGACCAGCTCGGCGTCTCCGAGAGCGCCCTCGGTGCCATCGACACCTCGTTCCTCGCCGCCTACTCGGTGGGGCAGTTCCTGAGCGGATTCTTCGGCGACCACCTGGGAGCTCGTCGCCTGGTTGGGTTCGGCATGCTCGCCTCCGCCGTCGCGTGCGCGGCCTTCGGCGCCTCGAGCTCGGCACTGGTGTTCGGTGTGTGTTTCGCCGTGAACGGGCTCGCGCAATCGACCGGCTGGCCCGGCACCACGCGGGCGATGGCCGAGTGGACCACGAAGGCGAACCGCGGCACCGTCATGGCGTTCTGGGCGACCTGCTATCAGGTTGGCGGCATCGCGGCGACTGCCCTCGCTGCGTTTCTGCTCGGCCGCTACGGCTGGCGCGGCGCATTTTATGGTCCCGCGCTATGGCTAGTCTTGGTCGCACTCGCCGTTCTCGTGTGGCTCGCACCCGGTCCTGCATCGACCGGTACTGCAACCGAGCTCGCGACCGCGCGTCGTGTCGCTCAGCGCGCCGTGCTGAAGAACCCCGTGCTCTGGTGTTACGGCGCCAGCTACTGCGCAATCAAGTTCATTCGATATGCGCTGTTGTTCTGGCTGCCCTACTTTCTGGCCAGCCGCCGCGGTTACGGCGAAGAACGCGCGGGGTACGTGTCGATCGCCTTCGAGGTCGGCGGCGTGGTGGGAGTGATCGCACTCGGCATTGCGTCGGATCGCTTGCGCCACTACTCGCGCTCCCTGCTCTCGGCGGTGGGGCTCGTCGGTCTGACCTTGGCGCTGCTGCTCTATTCACGGCTCGGAGCGAGCTCGACTCTGGTCACGGTGCTCGGGCTCGCCCTGGTGGGCGCCACCCTTTTTGGCCCGGACGCGCTGCTCTCTGGGGCCGCATCGCAGGACGCGGGCGGCCCGCATGCTGCCGCCACCGCGACGGGCTTCGTGAACGGAATGGGCTCCATCGGCTCCGTGCTCGAAGGCATCGTCGTGCCCCTGATCAGCAAGCGCTACGGCTGGGACGCCGTCTTCCAGCTCTTCATCGGGGTCGCGCTGCTCGGCGCACTGGCGCTGGTCCCGACCCTGAAGCGAGCGGCCGTTTCATCCTGA
- a CDS encoding response regulator, with the protein MKVLVFEADAEFAALIKDGLSVLGCETTVVDEANVGLQTAAADKPDLILLSIELPRMNGFSVCNKLKRDPALKDVPLIIMSSDSTEETFEQHRRLRTCAEDYLHKPISFADLAARARAFVSLPEGAGFTDPPPSDDIVIDDEIVLDDAQPLASEEQTVTHEPKADGDLSHFAEQAFNAIQQPEPEPEPEPEPEPEPEAARPPPRGASIPPRASSADVALQAEVDKLRARTAELEAELRGAKDKAGELEDVASREASKDAEVQKLKRELDETKAKLSSAGKGGGSSAREFLDLREQLNKKDKELLDLREAATSKDKELLGLRDSALKGDRDKADLNDRITELEGQLADSQKNLDATRADKEQASKRADDFKRKSEKLQGELEARGLEVEEAKEALARDSATRDAKEASTRAEHQEALENAEAKRQKDVAAAEEQGRQDLAAAVETAEAKAAEAEAQALEAAAEAATRAQAEAIAGREAELKKEYDSKMAALHRANEDAMNKLKAEHAQSMEDAAAAAAARLAEREAELAAEREAAEARLTEAHDTTRAELRANEQQLADTKSAKEESEATRDAQIASLKGDLQQRTEERDAANTTIAERDEKIASLEGSLEREKSEHTAARDIIGQRDGRISELDGSLATTRSDLEKTASKLAEETARLEKARAKWNDDKGALERAKDALAAALSQIEDAENRSFD; encoded by the coding sequence ATGAAGGTTCTGGTCTTCGAAGCGGACGCCGAATTCGCGGCGCTGATCAAGGATGGGCTCAGCGTTCTCGGCTGCGAAACGACGGTGGTGGACGAGGCCAACGTCGGCCTGCAGACCGCGGCAGCGGACAAACCCGACTTGATCTTGTTGTCGATCGAGCTGCCGCGCATGAACGGCTTCTCGGTGTGCAACAAGCTCAAGCGCGACCCTGCTCTGAAGGACGTGCCGCTGATCATCATGAGCAGCGACTCGACCGAAGAGACCTTCGAGCAACATCGCCGGCTGAGAACCTGCGCTGAAGACTACCTGCACAAGCCGATTTCCTTCGCCGACCTGGCAGCCCGTGCCCGCGCGTTCGTGAGCCTGCCAGAAGGGGCTGGGTTCACTGATCCCCCACCCAGCGACGACATCGTCATCGACGACGAGATCGTGCTCGACGACGCGCAGCCGCTAGCGAGCGAAGAGCAAACGGTCACGCATGAGCCCAAAGCAGATGGAGATCTCTCCCATTTTGCGGAGCAAGCCTTCAACGCGATCCAGCAGCCCGAGCCTGAGCCTGAGCCTGAGCCTGAGCCTGAGCCTGAGCCCGAAGCCGCCCGCCCGCCACCGCGCGGTGCGTCGATTCCCCCGAGAGCTTCGTCCGCCGACGTCGCTCTGCAGGCCGAGGTCGACAAACTCCGCGCGCGTACGGCCGAGCTCGAAGCGGAGCTGAGGGGCGCCAAGGACAAGGCGGGCGAGCTGGAGGACGTCGCGAGCCGCGAGGCGAGCAAAGACGCCGAGGTCCAGAAGCTCAAGCGTGAGCTCGATGAGACCAAGGCCAAGCTCTCTTCCGCCGGCAAGGGCGGAGGCAGCTCTGCGCGCGAGTTCCTCGATTTGCGCGAGCAGCTGAACAAGAAGGACAAGGAGCTGCTCGACCTGCGAGAGGCAGCAACGAGCAAGGACAAGGAGCTGCTCGGGCTGCGGGACAGCGCCCTGAAGGGTGACCGCGACAAGGCCGACCTGAACGATCGGATCACAGAGCTGGAAGGACAGCTCGCCGACTCGCAGAAGAACCTCGATGCCACCCGAGCCGACAAGGAGCAGGCCAGCAAGCGAGCGGACGACTTCAAGCGCAAGAGCGAGAAGTTGCAAGGAGAGCTCGAGGCAAGGGGCCTCGAGGTGGAAGAGGCCAAAGAGGCCCTGGCGCGCGACTCGGCGACCCGGGACGCGAAGGAAGCATCCACCCGCGCCGAGCACCAAGAGGCGCTCGAGAACGCCGAAGCCAAACGGCAGAAGGACGTTGCCGCGGCCGAAGAGCAAGGTCGCCAAGATCTGGCTGCGGCGGTCGAGACCGCCGAGGCCAAGGCGGCGGAGGCAGAGGCGCAAGCCCTCGAGGCAGCGGCTGAGGCGGCCACGCGTGCTCAGGCCGAAGCCATCGCCGGCCGCGAGGCGGAGCTCAAGAAGGAATACGACTCCAAGATGGCCGCCCTGCATCGCGCCAACGAAGACGCGATGAACAAGCTCAAGGCCGAGCACGCACAGTCGATGGAGGACGCGGCAGCCGCGGCAGCCGCGCGGCTGGCCGAACGCGAGGCAGAGCTGGCGGCGGAACGCGAGGCGGCAGAAGCCCGCCTGACCGAGGCCCACGACACAACTCGGGCCGAGCTTCGCGCGAACGAACAACAGCTCGCCGACACGAAGAGCGCCAAGGAGGAGAGCGAAGCCACGCGCGACGCGCAGATCGCGTCGTTGAAAGGCGACCTCCAACAGCGAACCGAAGAGCGCGACGCTGCGAACACGACGATTGCCGAGAGGGATGAGAAGATCGCCTCCCTCGAAGGCTCACTGGAGCGCGAAAAGAGCGAACACACCGCGGCGCGCGACATCATCGGGCAGCGCGACGGAAGGATCTCGGAGCTCGACGGTTCCCTGGCCACGACTCGCAGTGACCTGGAAAAGACTGCGAGCAAGCTGGCCGAAGAGACTGCCCGACTGGAAAAGGCCCGCGCCAAGTGGAACGACGACAAGGGCGCGCTCGAGCGAGCCAAGGACGCCTTGGCCGCCGCACTCTCGCAGATTGAGGACGCCGAGAACCGATCGTTCGACTGA
- a CDS encoding bifunctional phosphoribosyl-AMP cyclohydrolase/phosphoribosyl-ATP diphosphatase HisIE produces MDLKWDERGLVVAVAQDRLTGEVRMVAWMNQAALTQTLESGWATFYSRSRQELWQKGATSGNRLRVHGVSIDCDGDTLLVSVDPEGPSCHTGRPSCFFQSVAGQTQDPAPYLLELERVIAERASSVDARSYTRSLVESGVEKITAKIREEADEFACALQGESNDRVSSEAADVLFHLLVGLRARGVALHEVIAELARRAGTSGLDEKAARANTGGGGPQPV; encoded by the coding sequence GTGGACCTGAAATGGGATGAACGCGGGCTGGTCGTGGCCGTCGCGCAAGATCGTTTGACGGGCGAGGTTCGCATGGTTGCCTGGATGAATCAGGCGGCGCTGACGCAGACCCTCGAGAGCGGGTGGGCCACCTTTTATAGTCGCTCGCGCCAGGAGCTCTGGCAGAAGGGCGCGACGAGCGGAAATCGGCTGCGAGTCCACGGGGTCAGCATCGACTGCGACGGTGACACGCTGCTGGTGTCGGTGGATCCCGAGGGTCCGAGCTGCCACACGGGCCGACCCAGCTGTTTTTTCCAGTCGGTTGCCGGACAAACGCAGGATCCCGCGCCCTACCTGCTGGAGCTCGAGCGGGTCATCGCCGAACGGGCGAGCAGTGTTGATGCGCGCAGCTACACACGCTCGCTCGTGGAGAGCGGAGTCGAGAAAATCACGGCGAAGATCCGGGAAGAGGCCGACGAGTTCGCCTGCGCGCTCCAAGGGGAGTCGAACGACAGGGTTTCGAGCGAGGCCGCGGACGTCTTGTTTCACCTGCTCGTAGGGTTGCGGGCTCGGGGCGTGGCACTTCACGAAGTGATCGCCGAGCTCGCCCGCCGAGCCGGGACCAGTGGTCTCGACGAAAAGGCCGCTCGCGCCAACACCGGGGGCGGTGGCCCACAGCCTGTTTGA
- a CDS encoding HEAT repeat domain-containing protein, which produces MKTTIRTTLGALLAGATLLVSGAVIADSAPKNVLSGRSKVYENLDPGSLEDPTSGKGIREVGSGNLAPTEIWARLEHGEKVECLDCIPIVSKLIYSSESRNREIAAWWLRRRIFGVFGPGEVYEQTIKTAADMGASETKRAYAVEALGEFLTAPGIAVIAQAAVSDPSATVRKSAAHSLFRINSQGPNGELGTAIADKDEDVRMEALYASTRVNVFTGVSAVVKRISDESPRVRKRAAEALGTLRAKDAVAGLIALTAVSTESDPMVRAAAVSSLGKIADPAAKDAVTAAQKDPNQFVRDAAAIALRRL; this is translated from the coding sequence ATGAAGACCACAATTCGCACCACCCTAGGCGCTCTCCTCGCTGGAGCCACTCTGCTAGTTTCCGGCGCTGTCATCGCAGATTCCGCACCGAAGAACGTGCTATCCGGCCGCTCGAAGGTGTACGAGAACCTCGACCCGGGCTCACTCGAAGATCCGACCTCCGGGAAGGGAATTCGGGAAGTGGGCAGCGGCAACCTCGCTCCCACCGAGATCTGGGCGCGGCTCGAGCACGGTGAGAAGGTCGAGTGCCTCGACTGCATCCCGATCGTTTCGAAGCTGATCTACAGCTCCGAGTCGCGCAATCGTGAGATTGCCGCGTGGTGGCTGCGACGGCGCATCTTCGGTGTGTTCGGGCCGGGCGAGGTCTACGAACAGACCATCAAGACCGCCGCCGACATGGGCGCGAGCGAGACGAAACGCGCCTACGCGGTCGAGGCCCTGGGTGAGTTCCTCACGGCACCCGGGATTGCTGTCATCGCGCAGGCCGCGGTATCAGACCCGTCGGCGACGGTTCGCAAGTCTGCCGCACACTCGCTGTTCCGCATCAACAGCCAGGGGCCGAACGGTGAGCTCGGCACCGCAATCGCTGACAAGGATGAGGACGTGCGCATGGAAGCCCTCTACGCCTCCACGCGAGTCAACGTGTTCACGGGCGTTTCGGCGGTGGTGAAGCGCATCAGCGACGAATCACCCCGTGTTCGCAAGCGCGCCGCGGAGGCCCTGGGTACGCTGCGAGCCAAGGACGCGGTCGCGGGTCTCATTGCCCTGACGGCGGTCTCCACCGAGTCGGATCCGATGGTCCGCGCAGCTGCGGTCTCGTCGCTCGGCAAGATCGCCGATCCTGCGGCGAAGGACGCGGTGACAGCAGCACAGAAGGACCCGAACCAGTTCGTGCGTGACGCTGCGGCCATCGCGCTGCGCCGGCTCTGA